One Tamlana carrageenivorans genomic region harbors:
- a CDS encoding GYDIA family GHMP kinase — protein MFDSKTIYSNGKLLISGEYVVLDGAVSLAVPTKFGQFLNIIPIGEKRLVWTSLDEKSEVWFEGVFDIDLFSSEVDCEISQRITQILKAAKDLNPSFLASTEGFHVSTKLDFPRNWGLGTSSTLINNIAEWAGVDAFQLLEKTFGGSGYDIACAQNNSAITYQLENNTPFVLPVEFNPSFKNNLYFVHLNKKQNSREGIKQYNETKVQSNFSVEEMNAITSEMISSDSLEDFKALIVHHENYISKITKQTPVKDLYFEDFEGAIKSLGAWGGDFILVASDENPTSYFKAKGFHTIIPYRNMVL, from the coding sequence ATGTTTGATAGTAAAACCATTTATAGCAACGGGAAATTATTGATTTCTGGAGAGTACGTCGTTCTTGATGGTGCTGTTTCTTTGGCGGTTCCTACGAAATTCGGGCAATTTTTAAACATTATTCCAATAGGTGAAAAAAGACTTGTTTGGACCAGCTTAGATGAAAAAAGCGAGGTTTGGTTTGAAGGAGTTTTCGATATAGATTTATTTTCTTCGGAAGTCGATTGTGAAATATCGCAGCGTATTACACAAATTTTAAAAGCTGCGAAGGATTTAAATCCGAGTTTTCTAGCTTCGACTGAAGGGTTTCATGTATCTACAAAATTAGATTTTCCTAGAAATTGGGGACTGGGCACGTCTTCAACATTGATTAACAACATTGCTGAATGGGCTGGAGTTGATGCCTTTCAGCTGTTAGAAAAAACTTTTGGAGGCAGTGGTTACGATATTGCTTGTGCACAAAATAATAGTGCTATAACGTATCAGTTAGAAAATAACACACCGTTTGTTCTTCCTGTTGAATTTAATCCGTCGTTTAAAAACAACCTCTATTTTGTTCATCTGAATAAAAAACAAAACAGTCGCGAGGGCATTAAACAATACAATGAGACTAAAGTACAGTCGAATTTTTCGGTTGAAGAGATGAACGCTATCACTTCTGAAATGATTTCAAGCGATTCGTTAGAAGATTTTAAAGCATTAATTGTTCATCATGAAAACTACATATCGAAAATCACAAAACAAACGCCTGTAAAAGATTTATATTTTGAAGATTTTGAAGGCGCTATAAAAAGTTTAGGCGCTTGGGGCGGTGATTTCATTTTAGTGGCTTCGGATGAAAATCCGACTTCATATTTTAAAGCTAAAGGGTTTCATACCATTATTCCATATCGTAACATGGTACTTTAA